In Oryzias melastigma strain HK-1 linkage group LG16, ASM292280v2, whole genome shotgun sequence, a single genomic region encodes these proteins:
- the rabac1 gene encoding prenylated Rab acceptor protein 1 has translation MPSGVPKGENCEVDMDSKAGDLFAAEDAHPTGTGGAGVLSKLWLPKGFSASMAKEWIDKRRLSIRPWASFVDQRKFSKPRNFGDACQRVVKNVEIYNSNYTFIFLGLILYCIISSPMLLIALAVFVGAFYIIHLKSQESRLVVLGKQLNVPHQMGLAGALSLPVFWLAGAGAAVFWVLGATLFVIGTHAIFRELEGSDMEELLMESV, from the exons ATGCCATCCGGAGTACCAAAAGGAGAGAACTGTGAAGTAGACATGGACAGCAAGGCTGGAGATCTGTTTGCAGCTGAAGATGCCCATCCCACTGGTACAGGTGGAGCTGGAGTCCTTTCAAA GCTCTGGCTCCCTAAAGGCTTCTCAGCCAGCATGGCTAAGGAGTGGATTGACAAGCGCAGACTTTCCATTCGACCGTGGGCCAGTTTTGTGGACCAACGCAAGTTTTCAAAACCTCGAAACTTTGGAGACGCATGCCAAAGGGTGgtgaaaaatgtggaaatttaCAACAGCAACTACACTTTCATCTTCTTGGGTCTCATCCTGTACTGCAT TATAAGCTCCCCCATGCTGCTGATTGCCTTGGCTGTGTTTGTTGGTGCCTTCTACATAATCCACCTCAAGTCTCAAGAGTCCAGACTGGTTGTTCTTG GCAAACAGCTTAACGTCCCTCATCAGATGGGTCTCGCCGGAGCCCTGTCCCTGCCCGTGTTCTGGCTGGCTGGAGCTGGAGCTGCTGTGTTTTGGGTTCTTG GAGCAACACTGTTTGTGATCGGCACACATGCGATTTTCCGTGAGCTGGAGGGATCAGACATGGAGGAGCTGCTCATGGAGTCTGTGTAA